The Chryseobacterium aureum genome contains a region encoding:
- a CDS encoding mevalonate kinase family protein: MTNPLFYAKIILFGEYGMIEDSQGLVVPYSFYKGTLKFSDLSSDFELNSNRHLQKYSDFLSKLDLSDDFKLDIERLKNDISNGLFFDSNIPQGYGVGSSGALVAAIFEKYSVSKLNPENISKDNLKKLKAVFGEMESYFHGKSSGMDPLICYMNLPILIENKENLDRVNIPEGEEGKGAIFLIDSGMTGETGPMIQIFFEKMKTEGFRKTLKEEFIRYNNACIESFLKKDMNPFFRNLKKLSHWAYEHFRPMIPESIFNIWKKGLDSNAYYLKLCGSGGGGYILGFTKDYAKAEKMLEGFQKEVIYRF; the protein is encoded by the coding sequence ATGACCAACCCCTTATTTTATGCAAAAATAATTCTGTTCGGAGAATATGGAATGATTGAAGATTCCCAGGGACTTGTAGTACCCTACAGTTTCTATAAAGGAACTTTGAAATTTTCAGATCTGAGTTCGGATTTTGAACTTAATTCCAACAGACATCTGCAGAAATACTCTGATTTTCTTTCAAAGCTTGATCTTTCCGACGATTTTAAGTTGGATATTGAGCGCCTGAAAAACGATATTTCAAACGGACTTTTCTTTGATTCCAACATTCCCCAGGGATATGGAGTAGGAAGCTCCGGAGCTCTGGTCGCAGCTATTTTTGAAAAATATTCTGTCAGCAAACTGAATCCCGAGAACATTTCAAAAGATAACCTTAAAAAGTTAAAAGCTGTTTTCGGAGAAATGGAAAGCTATTTCCATGGAAAAAGTTCAGGAATGGATCCGCTGATCTGTTACATGAATCTACCCATACTTATCGAAAATAAAGAAAATTTAGACAGGGTAAATATTCCGGAAGGTGAAGAAGGAAAAGGAGCTATTTTCCTGATTGATTCAGGAATGACAGGAGAAACAGGACCTATGATTCAGATTTTCTTCGAAAAAATGAAAACGGAAGGATTCCGTAAAACCCTGAAAGAAGAATTCATCCGTTACAATAATGCCTGTATTGAATCTTTCCTTAAAAAAGACATGAATCCTTTCTTCAGAAACCTGAAAAAACTCTCTCACTGGGCCTATGAGCATTTCCGTCCTATGATCCCGGAAAGTATCTTTAATATCTGGAAAAAAGGATTGGATTCCAATGCCTATTATCTGAAGCTTTGCGGCAGTGGCGGGGGCGGCTATATCTTAGGATTTACCAAAGATTATGCAAAAGCAGAAAAAATGCTTGAAGGCTTCCAAAAAGAAGTGATTTACAGATTTTAA
- a CDS encoding UbiA family prenyltransferase, whose product MNSEKETFQSKNDLSKSLFYRFSQFVGFLLGARFFVAALLTFALYVSTFFLFNQDESFQKFVFDFKVHGIIFCTVLTILAGGIINQFYDLEKDHIVKPFRTRVQSFIKQKYFLYAYLTLSAVSLGVAWMISHNVFVFFVVYQFFMWFYSHKLSRILILNNLTFVSLTLYPFFGMMVYYETFSKKVFLMAVFLFLILLCIDIVKDTLTKSVDKTFGYTTIPNYFKTRNTKLILTVLLMVTMAVSMKIITKTGVTGFMAYYFAGGLFVMIICIYLIINASRRSNFFTLNVLRFWVFVGIIAMLLNGIEHKL is encoded by the coding sequence ATGAATTCTGAAAAAGAAACTTTCCAATCTAAAAACGATCTATCAAAATCTCTATTTTACAGATTTTCACAATTCGTGGGCTTTCTTCTCGGAGCAAGATTTTTTGTAGCAGCCCTGCTCACGTTTGCACTCTATGTCTCTACTTTTTTCCTTTTCAACCAGGATGAATCTTTTCAAAAATTCGTTTTTGATTTCAAAGTACACGGGATTATTTTCTGTACAGTTCTTACCATACTGGCGGGAGGCATCATCAACCAGTTCTATGACCTGGAAAAAGATCATATTGTAAAGCCTTTCAGAACGAGGGTACAGAGCTTCATCAAGCAGAAATACTTTCTATACGCTTATCTCACACTCAGTGCTGTTTCTTTAGGAGTAGCCTGGATGATTTCCCATAATGTATTTGTTTTTTTTGTGGTATATCAGTTCTTTATGTGGTTTTACAGTCACAAGCTGAGCAGAATACTGATCTTAAACAACCTTACTTTTGTCAGCCTTACCTTATATCCTTTCTTTGGAATGATGGTATACTATGAAACCTTTTCCAAAAAGGTATTTCTGATGGCTGTTTTCCTGTTCCTTATCTTACTGTGTATTGATATTGTGAAAGATACCCTTACCAAAAGTGTGGATAAAACATTCGGATATACAACCATCCCTAATTATTTTAAAACCAGGAATACCAAACTTATTCTGACGGTTTTATTGATGGTTACCATGGCTGTTTCTATGAAGATCATCACCAAAACAGGGGTTACAGGATTTATGGCGTATTATTTTGCCGGAGGGCTTTTTGTTATGATAATATGTATCTATCTTATTATTAATGCTTCCAGAAGAAGTAACTTCTTCACCCTAAATGTATTACGTTTTTGGGTATTTGTAGGAATTATTGCGATGCTTTTAAACGGAATAGAGCATAAATTATAA
- a CDS encoding APC family permease — MQKKLKLWDAIMLVMGSMIGSGIFIVSADMMRNLGSGYWLIVVWVITGIMTVAAAISYGELSALFPKAGGQYTYLKEIFGKRMGFLYGWGLFTVIQTGTIAAVAMAFGKFTAYLIPSLNDAAPIFQSGEFKITWIQILAIAVIILLTYINTRGVESGKILQNIFTGSKIIALLGLIAAGFILVDLSHLSENFSWGTDSFNNLTKDVSGNFLKEGWEPIGGMTLLGGIAAAMVGSVFSSVAWESVTFVSGEIDNPKKNVVKSMIYGTSAVMILYIAVNYVYLNALDRDGIAFAANDRVAVAASQNIFGSAGTVIIALLVMISTFGCNNGLILAGARVFQTMAKDGMFFTSAEKNNKNEVPENALWMQGVWASILCLSGQYGNLLDMISFVIVLFYMITVFGVMYLRMKQPELERPYKTWLYPVTPLIYLLIGTCFCILLLIYKQQYTWPGFILVMLGLPVYYFINRKKGNA, encoded by the coding sequence ATGCAGAAAAAATTAAAACTATGGGACGCTATCATGCTCGTGATGGGTTCTATGATTGGAAGTGGGATCTTTATTGTAAGCGCAGACATGATGCGGAATCTGGGATCCGGATACTGGCTGATTGTGGTGTGGGTTATTACAGGAATAATGACAGTGGCCGCGGCTATAAGCTATGGTGAACTGTCCGCACTGTTTCCGAAAGCAGGAGGGCAATACACCTACCTGAAAGAAATTTTTGGTAAAAGAATGGGGTTCCTTTATGGATGGGGATTGTTCACCGTCATACAAACCGGAACTATTGCTGCTGTGGCAATGGCTTTTGGTAAATTTACAGCATATTTGATTCCATCACTCAATGATGCTGCACCTATCTTCCAGAGCGGAGAATTTAAAATTACATGGATACAGATTCTGGCGATTGCTGTTATCATTTTGCTTACCTATATCAATACCAGAGGGGTAGAAAGCGGAAAAATCCTTCAGAATATCTTTACAGGGTCCAAAATTATTGCCTTATTAGGATTAATTGCAGCAGGTTTTATATTGGTGGATCTCTCGCATTTATCCGAAAATTTTAGCTGGGGTACAGATTCTTTTAATAACCTTACAAAAGATGTAAGTGGTAATTTTCTAAAAGAAGGCTGGGAACCTATTGGAGGAATGACTCTTCTGGGGGGCATTGCAGCTGCAATGGTAGGCTCTGTTTTCAGTTCTGTGGCCTGGGAAAGTGTAACATTTGTTTCCGGTGAAATTGATAACCCTAAAAAGAATGTAGTAAAATCGATGATTTACGGGACTTCTGCCGTAATGATCCTTTATATAGCAGTAAACTATGTCTACTTAAATGCATTAGACAGAGACGGAATTGCATTTGCAGCCAACGACAGGGTAGCGGTAGCGGCCTCTCAGAATATTTTTGGAAGCGCAGGAACCGTTATTATTGCTTTATTGGTTATGATTTCCACATTTGGATGTAATAATGGATTGATTCTGGCAGGAGCAAGAGTTTTTCAGACAATGGCAAAAGACGGAATGTTCTTTACATCAGCCGAAAAAAATAATAAAAATGAAGTTCCGGAAAATGCATTATGGATGCAGGGTGTTTGGGCTTCAATTCTTTGTCTGAGCGGACAGTATGGAAATTTATTGGATATGATCTCCTTCGTGATTGTTCTCTTCTATATGATTACGGTTTTTGGCGTTATGTATTTAAGAATGAAACAGCCTGAGCTGGAAAGACCTTATAAAACATGGCTATATCCGGTAACACCTCTTATCTATCTTCTGATAGGAACCTGTTTCTGTATCTTGCTGCTTATCTATAAACAGCAGTATACATGGCCTGGTTTTATTTTGGTAATGCTGGGGCTTCCGGTATACTATTTCATCAACCGGAAAAAGGGCAATGCCTGA
- a CDS encoding GPW/gp25 family protein translates to MDTPNYRMPFVPSTLMTEGGSIDTCDMGESIAHNIMLLITTKKGENRYDENYGNDVWNLEFDNGVTSAVWESVFIKSLRRQIQEYEPRIVNPQIDAHIQFVEHSYDTKEHTEIKKKVRIAINAKMEETGERFSFSTELFLSPMSID, encoded by the coding sequence ATGGATACACCAAATTACAGAATGCCTTTCGTTCCGTCTACTTTAATGACCGAAGGAGGGAGTATCGATACCTGCGATATGGGGGAAAGTATTGCCCACAATATTATGCTGCTGATCACCACCAAAAAAGGGGAGAACAGATATGATGAAAACTATGGAAATGATGTTTGGAACCTTGAATTCGATAACGGAGTTACAAGTGCCGTCTGGGAAAGCGTTTTTATCAAAAGCCTGAGAAGACAGATTCAGGAATACGAACCCAGAATCGTCAACCCGCAGATTGATGCTCACATCCAGTTTGTAGAACACAGCTACGATACCAAAGAACACACCGAAATTAAAAAGAAGGTAAGAATTGCCATCAATGCAAAAATGGAGGAAACAGGAGAACGCTTCAGTTTTTCAACAGAGCTGTTTCTAAGCCCGATGTCTATTGATTAA
- a CDS encoding helix-turn-helix domain-containing protein encodes MSLNERISKIIEYSNLTPSEFADEIDVQRSSISHITSGRNKPSLEFIIKIKSRFPELLWDWLVTGEGEMLKSQLPERGISEEHSEEEIIKTTPLPDLFTMMNEDDEFGSDETETEVPNLSSGESFITPQDKAPEKISDSQRLENPGDQILGQLFGNQQSKIKRIVLFYENGKFESFEP; translated from the coding sequence ATGAGTTTAAATGAAAGAATTTCCAAAATTATAGAGTACTCTAATCTTACTCCTTCCGAGTTTGCTGATGAAATTGATGTACAGCGTTCATCCATTTCGCATATTACTTCAGGAAGAAACAAACCCTCTCTGGAGTTTATCATAAAAATCAAATCCCGTTTCCCCGAGCTTCTGTGGGACTGGCTCGTTACGGGTGAAGGTGAGATGCTGAAATCCCAGCTGCCTGAGCGCGGAATAAGTGAAGAACATTCTGAAGAGGAGATCATAAAAACAACTCCACTACCCGACCTTTTTACGATGATGAATGAGGACGATGAATTTGGGAGTGATGAAACAGAAACAGAGGTTCCCAACCTAAGTTCTGGAGAATCGTTTATAACGCCCCAGGATAAAGCTCCGGAAAAAATATCGGATTCTCAGCGATTAGAAAATCCGGGCGATCAGATTTTAGGACAACTATTTGGAAATCAACAAAGTAAAATAAAACGTATCGTCCTGTTCTACGAAAACGGAAAATTTGAAAGTTTTGAGCCTTAA
- a CDS encoding M14 family zinc carboxypeptidase — MNFEQIYSQTPDFSNRYISPEKLFSYLQANLSDYIQEIGRSYLDKPIYQLSIGTGNIRVLAWSQMHGNESNATHAMLDLLASLDKAPEMKEDLFSTIKLDFIFMLNPDGSERWTRLNAADIDLNRDFHNEASKEIKFLKKAAASRKYDYALNLHEQRTIFTTDGIHPATLSFLAPSENVERTVTENRKKCMAVIGKVYNHLKEMIPHQIGRYSDEFYPTSTGDNFIKAGMPTILFEGGHFVDDYTRTGTRKYYTIALYYALKAISELNSDTTGWETYLEIPENQETHYDLIYRNVKLNTDHECILDIAVQYREIKEEGKNEISFIPFVMEAGDVKKRKGWKEIDCTGKKFISATKYPKLDAVVDFTFED; from the coding sequence ATGAATTTTGAACAGATTTATTCTCAAACCCCCGATTTCTCAAATCGCTATATTTCTCCTGAAAAATTATTTTCTTATCTACAGGCCAATCTCAGCGATTATATTCAGGAGATCGGAAGATCCTATTTAGACAAGCCTATTTATCAGTTAAGCATCGGAACCGGAAACATCCGGGTTCTGGCCTGGTCACAAATGCACGGTAATGAGTCCAATGCTACCCATGCCATGCTTGACCTTCTGGCAAGTCTTGATAAAGCTCCGGAAATGAAAGAAGATTTATTCAGTACAATAAAACTCGATTTTATATTCATGCTGAACCCGGACGGATCTGAAAGATGGACCCGGCTCAATGCGGCGGATATTGATCTTAACAGAGATTTTCATAATGAAGCAAGCAAGGAGATTAAATTCCTTAAAAAAGCTGCTGCTTCCAGGAAATATGATTATGCTTTAAATCTCCATGAGCAGAGGACCATCTTTACTACAGATGGCATTCATCCGGCTACACTTTCCTTTTTGGCTCCTTCTGAAAACGTAGAACGCACGGTGACTGAAAACAGGAAAAAATGTATGGCAGTAATCGGAAAGGTATACAACCATTTAAAGGAAATGATTCCTCACCAGATCGGAAGATATTCTGATGAATTTTATCCCACTTCTACTGGTGATAATTTTATTAAAGCCGGAATGCCTACAATTTTATTTGAAGGAGGGCATTTTGTAGATGATTATACCAGAACAGGCACAAGAAAATACTATACAATCGCCCTTTATTATGCACTGAAAGCAATCAGTGAATTAAATTCTGACACTACTGGCTGGGAAACGTACCTTGAAATTCCGGAGAACCAGGAAACGCATTATGACTTAATTTACAGAAATGTAAAGCTGAATACGGATCATGAATGTATCTTGGATATCGCAGTTCAGTATAGGGAAATAAAAGAGGAAGGGAAAAACGAAATTTCATTTATTCCTTTTGTAATGGAGGCAGGAGACGTTAAAAAAAGAAAAGGCTGGAAGGAAATAGACTGTACCGGAAAGAAATTTATTTCTGCCACAAAATATCCCAAACTGGATGCTGTGGTGGATTTTACATTCGAAGATTAA
- a CDS encoding type VI secretion system baseplate subunit TssF translates to MNLDQNIYSKESVKARMLQNATKVWGLRSPQSLDPFVKLLIDAFSTEVFKANNEIQTVNARILEKLAKLLTPSIYTHPIPAHSVAFTQPYESSEVLLEHTEFFFRKQMTSTVKSESDKQINIPFTPVGNVRINKVHTSVMFVGNTCYSIDDRFNKIPIARFQGRPEDYRKITIGVDVSKYVSENFPKYLSIFCSNPAFEHLDFVYKLLPYITVTSNGNPLFVREGLSYLTESQNDGYEQMFKEQSIRNKVIEDIKSIYRHKFIEVTGISQSLFTEPGQLPQNLNFLEGKEEITKFLDNKRYLWLTFEFPPQFSAEILDNFSFVLNAFPVYNRGWKKTEYSLDIMGNNIPLVTDEGEHFLYVDEVQDGDGRKYTEIPFTPADDLKKGLYTVRKGGMERFTSRNAVDMIANVLELTRDEIAAFSLLNRDNVKGVLSEMSDKMKSMVQKVNNAKRNIRQELNYVIMEPVEKTDHTYAAFWITHCTLANHMRPGTELSNQLKSQTVVLLTETLGGAEEQKGTDSIQAYKYALTTRDKIISLEDVKNYCRMILKDELREVRVRRGTMISNKPKEGFVRTVEVEIIPQNYSFYGRAYWENMANIIRNQIIAKAIDGIEYVVRINNEDVDFQDM, encoded by the coding sequence ATGAATTTAGATCAGAATATATATTCCAAAGAGTCTGTAAAGGCAAGAATGCTGCAGAATGCCACTAAAGTATGGGGACTCAGAAGCCCTCAGTCTTTAGATCCTTTTGTAAAACTGTTGATAGACGCATTCAGTACAGAAGTTTTTAAAGCGAATAATGAAATACAGACGGTGAATGCCCGTATCCTGGAAAAACTGGCAAAACTGCTTACACCATCCATTTATACACATCCTATACCGGCTCATTCCGTTGCTTTCACACAGCCTTATGAATCTTCAGAGGTTTTATTGGAACATACGGAGTTTTTCTTCCGTAAACAGATGACGTCCACGGTGAAGTCAGAATCTGACAAGCAGATTAATATTCCTTTTACCCCTGTAGGAAATGTAAGAATCAATAAAGTACATACTTCTGTTATGTTTGTAGGAAATACCTGCTACAGTATAGATGACCGGTTTAATAAGATTCCTATTGCAAGATTCCAGGGAAGGCCCGAAGATTACAGAAAAATTACAATTGGGGTGGATGTCAGCAAATATGTCAGTGAAAACTTTCCAAAATACCTGAGCATATTCTGTTCCAATCCTGCTTTTGAACACCTTGATTTTGTGTATAAATTATTGCCGTATATCACGGTTACAAGCAATGGTAATCCTCTCTTTGTAAGAGAAGGATTAAGCTATCTTACGGAAAGCCAAAATGACGGTTATGAGCAGATGTTCAAAGAGCAGTCCATCAGAAATAAAGTGATTGAGGATATTAAAAGTATCTACCGCCACAAGTTTATTGAAGTGACAGGAATTTCTCAAAGTCTGTTTACAGAACCGGGACAGCTTCCGCAGAATCTTAACTTCCTTGAAGGAAAAGAAGAAATTACGAAATTCCTTGATAATAAACGTTATCTGTGGCTTACTTTTGAGTTTCCGCCCCAATTTTCGGCAGAAATCCTGGATAATTTCTCATTCGTTCTGAATGCCTTTCCGGTGTACAACAGAGGCTGGAAAAAAACAGAATACAGCCTAGATATCATGGGAAATAATATTCCTTTAGTGACAGACGAAGGCGAACATTTCCTTTATGTAGACGAAGTGCAGGACGGTGACGGAAGAAAGTATACCGAAATCCCTTTTACACCGGCAGATGATCTTAAAAAAGGTTTATATACGGTAAGAAAAGGGGGGATGGAGCGTTTCACCAGCAGAAATGCAGTAGATATGATTGCTAACGTTCTGGAACTGACAAGAGATGAAATTGCCGCATTTTCCCTTTTGAACAGAGATAATGTAAAAGGAGTTCTCAGCGAAATGTCCGATAAAATGAAATCCATGGTACAAAAGGTAAACAATGCCAAAAGGAATATCAGACAGGAGCTGAACTACGTGATCATGGAACCCGTAGAAAAAACAGATCATACCTATGCCGCTTTTTGGATTACACACTGTACGCTTGCCAATCATATGCGTCCGGGAACCGAGCTTTCCAATCAGTTGAAATCCCAAACCGTGGTACTGCTTACAGAAACACTGGGCGGAGCGGAAGAACAGAAAGGTACGGACAGCATTCAGGCTTATAAATATGCACTCACCACCAGAGATAAAATCATTTCTTTGGAAGATGTTAAAAACTATTGCCGGATGATTCTGAAAGATGAGCTAAGGGAAGTAAGAGTAAGAAGGGGAACAATGATCAGTAATAAGCCTAAAGAAGGTTTTGTAAGAACCGTTGAGGTAGAAATTATTCCTCAGAATTATTCTTTCTATGGAAGAGCTTATTGGGAAAATATGGCGAATATTATCAGAAACCAGATTATTGCCAAAGCTATTGACGGAATTGAATATGTGGTAAGGATAAACAATGAAGATGTGGATTTTCAGGATATGTAA
- a CDS encoding DUF4920 domain-containing protein codes for MKFKAIVLGAALTASSLAFAQSGPPEGKALVGDTYGDQVTSSAESKAITVDKLNKRLKKDNKKVENVSVKGKVTDVCDKKGCWLTIQTEDNSKFFVKMKDYAFFVPTALKGKNVVLEGNAERKVTSVNEQKHYAEDAKKPQSEIDAITQPKEEIRFVANGIKVVN; via the coding sequence ATGAAATTTAAAGCGATAGTATTGGGTGCTGCTTTAACAGCCTCTTCTTTAGCATTTGCTCAATCCGGTCCGCCGGAAGGAAAAGCTTTGGTAGGTGACACTTACGGAGATCAGGTCACTTCTTCTGCTGAATCTAAAGCGATTACCGTAGATAAATTAAATAAACGGCTTAAAAAAGATAATAAAAAGGTTGAAAATGTATCCGTTAAGGGGAAAGTAACCGATGTATGCGACAAAAAAGGATGCTGGCTTACCATTCAGACAGAAGACAATTCTAAGTTTTTTGTAAAAATGAAAGACTATGCTTTCTTCGTACCGACAGCCCTAAAAGGTAAAAATGTAGTGCTGGAAGGAAATGCTGAAAGAAAAGTAACTTCTGTGAATGAGCAGAAACATTATGCGGAGGATGCTAAAAAACCTCAGTCTGAGATTGATGCGATTACACAACCAAAAGAAGAAATCAGATTTGTAGCTAATGGTATTAAAGTGGTTAACTAG
- a CDS encoding proline dehydrogenase family protein has translation MPIFNDTKVAFADKSDAQLKKAYWMFKMIEQPALTSLGTSVLNFTVHNNFPFVTGIVKNTLFAQFCGGETREESMKVVKQLFKRGVGSIFDYSIEGKEDEATFDAVCKEIKDIVRFSVGNPAIPFIVFKPTAFGRIDLYEAVGKGAELTTSQKEEWERVVKRFDEVCSLCHENDKKVMVDAEETWMQDAADHLCEEMMEKYNQEKPIVWNTIQMYRTGRLEYMEANLQRAREKNYFIGYKIVRGAYMEKERARAAEKGYADPIQPTKEASDKNYNAGIDFVMNHLDKVSAFFGTHNEISSELIMDKMKAKSLENGNPHVYFGQLYGMSDNITFYLSDKGYNVAKYLPYGPVKDVVPYLTRRAQENTSVAGQTGRELGLIKNELERRKRQ, from the coding sequence ATGCCCATTTTTAACGATACTAAAGTTGCATTTGCAGACAAGTCTGATGCACAATTGAAAAAGGCTTACTGGATGTTTAAAATGATTGAACAGCCCGCTCTTACCAGCCTTGGAACATCCGTCCTTAATTTTACAGTACACAACAACTTTCCTTTCGTTACCGGAATTGTAAAAAATACCTTATTTGCGCAGTTTTGTGGGGGAGAAACCCGCGAAGAAAGTATGAAAGTGGTGAAGCAGCTGTTCAAAAGAGGGGTTGGAAGTATTTTTGATTACTCTATTGAAGGGAAAGAAGATGAAGCAACTTTTGACGCTGTCTGCAAAGAAATTAAAGATATTGTAAGGTTCTCAGTAGGAAATCCGGCCATTCCTTTTATTGTATTTAAACCTACAGCTTTCGGGAGAATAGACCTTTACGAAGCAGTGGGAAAAGGGGCAGAGCTTACTACCAGCCAGAAAGAAGAATGGGAAAGAGTGGTGAAAAGATTTGATGAAGTATGCAGTCTTTGCCACGAAAATGATAAAAAAGTAATGGTAGATGCAGAAGAAACCTGGATGCAGGATGCAGCAGACCACCTTTGCGAAGAGATGATGGAGAAATACAACCAGGAAAAGCCTATCGTTTGGAATACCATTCAGATGTACAGAACCGGAAGGCTTGAATATATGGAGGCTAATCTTCAGAGAGCAAGAGAAAAGAACTACTTTATAGGATACAAGATTGTTCGGGGGGCCTATATGGAAAAAGAAAGAGCCAGAGCAGCGGAAAAAGGTTATGCAGATCCTATTCAGCCTACTAAAGAAGCATCAGATAAGAATTATAATGCCGGTATTGATTTTGTGATGAATCACCTTGACAAAGTTTCTGCATTTTTCGGAACCCATAATGAAATCTCCTCAGAGCTGATTATGGATAAAATGAAAGCAAAATCTTTGGAAAACGGTAATCCCCATGTCTATTTCGGGCAGCTTTACGGAATGAGTGACAATATCACCTTCTACTTGTCTGATAAAGGCTATAATGTGGCTAAATACCTTCCCTACGGACCTGTAAAAGATGTTGTGCCATATCTGACGAGAAGAGCCCAGGAAAACACCTCTGTAGCCGGACAAACGGGAAGAGAGCTGGGATTGATTAAAAATGAACTGGAAAGAAGAAAAAGACAATAA